In Armatimonadota bacterium, one DNA window encodes the following:
- a CDS encoding alpha/beta hydrolase — protein sequence MSVNARCGTAAVLLAVLLAAGTADVATGEQAAAAGAGGAGPSGQPVSFTTSDGITLAGTLFGSGPAGVVLAHMFPTDQTSWHPFARQLAAEGFRALAFDFRGYGQSGGPRRIDLIDRDVRAASAYLRGQGVQRVALVGASMGGTAAIKVAAGDGAGALVVISSPQAFRGLVVSSAELARLRMPSLWISSGGDSVTPAMRAMYAAAGGARTLHIYPGSAHGTYLFDSPYGADLAGRILVFIARAVPPR from the coding sequence GTGTCTGTGAACGCGCGGTGCGGGACCGCGGCCGTTCTCCTGGCGGTGCTTCTGGCGGCCGGCACGGCGGATGTCGCCACCGGCGAGCAGGCTGCAGCAGCCGGTGCAGGCGGCGCCGGGCCCAGCGGCCAGCCCGTCAGCTTCACCACCTCCGATGGGATCACCCTGGCCGGGACGCTGTTTGGCAGCGGGCCTGCGGGTGTGGTGCTGGCGCACATGTTCCCCACCGACCAGACGAGCTGGCATCCCTTCGCCCGGCAGCTGGCAGCGGAGGGATTCCGCGCACTGGCCTTCGACTTCCGCGGCTACGGGCAGTCAGGGGGCCCGCGGCGCATCGACCTGATCGACCGGGACGTCCGGGCCGCTTCAGCCTACCTGCGCGGCCAGGGTGTGCAGCGGGTGGCGCTGGTCGGAGCCAGCATGGGGGGCACCGCCGCCATCAAGGTGGCGGCCGGGGACGGCGCCGGGGCTCTGGTGGTGATCAGCAGCCCGCAGGCCTTCCGGGGTCTTGTGGTGAGCAGCGCGGAGCTGGCCCGCCTGCGGATGCCCTCCCTGTGGATCAGCAGCGGGGGTGACAGCGTGACACCTGCGATGCGCGCCATGTACGCCGCCGCCGGGGGCGCTAGAACGCTGCACATCTACCCCGGCAGCGCCCACGGTACTTACCTTTTCGACTCTCCCTACGGCGCGGACCTCGCGGGGAGAATACTGGTCTTCATCGCCCGGGCGGTCCCCCCGCGGTGA
- a CDS encoding dual specificity protein phosphatase family protein gives MDDASFILPHLLVGRAPLTPDDVASLKRRGVTAVLCLQTDEDLAALGLAWARLKEWYDAAGVEAHHLPIEDWSPQAVIARMDEAVQAVRRLLRRGHVLYLHCTAGANRSPSIALAYLCKVQGEPMERALSRIIRCRPQAAPYPEVLEALRLARGA, from the coding sequence ATGGATGACGCCTCGTTCATCCTCCCCCACCTCCTCGTGGGCCGGGCGCCGCTGACGCCGGACGATGTCGCCAGCCTGAAGCGCCGCGGGGTAACTGCGGTGCTGTGCCTGCAGACCGACGAGGACCTGGCGGCTCTGGGGCTGGCCTGGGCCCGGCTGAAGGAATGGTACGATGCGGCGGGGGTCGAGGCGCACCACCTGCCCATTGAGGACTGGTCGCCGCAGGCCGTGATCGCCCGGATGGATGAGGCGGTACAGGCGGTGCGGCGGCTGCTGCGGCGGGGCCACGTCCTGTACCTGCACTGCACCGCCGGGGCCAACCGCTCCCCCAGCATCGCCCTGGCCTATCTCTGTAAGGTTCAGGGAGAGCCGATGGAGCGGGCGCTGTCCAGGATCATCCGCTGCCGGCCCCAGGCTGCTCCCTACCCTGAGGTTCTGGAGGCGCTGCGTCTCGCCCGTGGAGCCTGA
- a CDS encoding aspartate aminotransferase family protein gives MQSRTARQTLVEADREHLIHPLHFPADHTPPLVVAEAQGAVLKDVDGREYIDGLASLWNVNVGHGRAELAEVAAAQMRRLAYTSAYVGFTNEPAVRLAERLVGLAYPNLSGVYFTTGGAESTETAFKIARYYWRRRGRPQKSKIISRIHSYHGVTLGAMSATGMPAFQRMFGPPVPGFGHILPSYPYRYPGSQADALEAALQAEDPDTVAAFIAEPVIGAGGVIPPTPDYFPRVRQICDEYQILFIADEIITGFGRTGRWFALEHWGVQPDMVTFAKGVTSAYLPLGGVMVSREIHRTIAEAPPAERFMHAATYSAHATCCAVGLANLDILEREALVPRAGTLGERLLQGLRTLADLPVVGDVRGLGLMCGLELVEDKAAKTPAVGLGARVLAQARQRGLVARIRVGQSGEHPIGDVICLAPPFVTTEAQIDRIVQVLREAIVACL, from the coding sequence TGGACGGACGGGAGTACATTGACGGCCTGGCCTCCCTGTGGAACGTCAACGTCGGCCACGGCCGCGCCGAGCTGGCGGAGGTCGCTGCCGCACAGATGCGCCGCCTGGCTTACACCAGCGCCTACGTGGGGTTCACCAATGAGCCCGCCGTGCGCCTGGCGGAACGGCTGGTCGGGCTGGCCTATCCCAACCTCTCCGGCGTCTACTTCACCACCGGGGGCGCTGAGTCTACCGAGACCGCCTTCAAGATCGCCCGCTACTACTGGCGGCGGCGCGGCCGGCCGCAGAAGTCCAAGATCATCTCCCGGATCCACAGCTACCACGGCGTGACCCTGGGGGCGATGAGCGCCACGGGGATGCCCGCCTTCCAGCGGATGTTTGGGCCACCGGTCCCGGGCTTCGGCCACATCCTGCCGTCGTATCCCTACCGCTACCCCGGCTCACAGGCCGACGCCCTGGAGGCGGCGCTGCAGGCTGAGGACCCGGACACCGTCGCCGCCTTCATCGCCGAGCCGGTGATCGGTGCAGGCGGGGTGATCCCTCCCACCCCGGACTACTTCCCCCGGGTGCGTCAGATCTGCGACGAATACCAGATCCTGTTCATCGCCGACGAGATCATCACCGGTTTTGGCCGCACCGGTCGCTGGTTCGCCCTGGAGCACTGGGGCGTGCAGCCGGACATGGTCACGTTTGCCAAGGGGGTGACCAGCGCCTACCTGCCGCTGGGCGGGGTTATGGTCTCGCGGGAGATCCACCGGACCATCGCTGAGGCCCCGCCCGCGGAGCGCTTCATGCACGCGGCCACCTACTCCGCCCACGCCACCTGCTGCGCGGTGGGCCTGGCCAACCTGGACATCCTGGAGCGAGAGGCCCTGGTGCCCCGGGCGGGGACGCTGGGCGAGCGCCTCCTCCAGGGGCTACGCACGCTGGCCGACCTGCCGGTGGTGGGCGATGTGCGCGGCCTGGGCCTGATGTGCGGCCTGGAGCTGGTCGAGGACAAGGCCGCGAAGACCCCGGCCGTCGGGTTGGGTGCCCGGGTGCTGGCCCAGGCGCGGCAGCGCGGGCTGGTGGCGCGCATCCGTGTGGGGCAGAGCGGTGAGCACCCCATCGGCGACGTAATCTGCCTGGCGCCGCCGTTTGTCACCACCGAGGCGCAGATCGACCGGATCGTGCAGGTGTTGCGGGAGGCGATCGTGGCGTGTCTGTGA